The Amphiura filiformis chromosome 15, Afil_fr2py, whole genome shotgun sequence region caggtatccagaagtcaaaattgataaatgtcccctaattgaacaagcattatttaatatttgacgggatttttaaaaactgaaaaggtttaaaaaaaaaaaaaaaaaaaaaataatccgaccgtcctacccaaatttcccatttttccacttgagggcaacacaacaatatttttttttttggcctaagacaGAAACCTTTCTCCTGTTGTTTTCGAATACcaagttttaaagttatagatGTATTTATTATGGCcaagttactttttgtgaggtaTTTCAATTATTGatgtatttcattttattttaaatgtattgcAGTTGATTTTGCACTGAAGAAGATCCAAAGATCAGAGGATGAAGTTATTAGGCTTCAACTATGGGATATTGCAGGTAAGGGACCtgtcacaaacacttgttaggggggtctgatgcaaaaaaatttattgcaaacattttggggGCGCCttccttttcagatctcaaaattttttcaacccatagaaaagcatatgaactcaattttcccaggacaatttgtggtcatttttttcagggcccccttaggagggtccaaacttttaagggccccccttttggcatcaggcccccctaacaagtgtttgtgaatggtccctaaataTACAGCTTCAGCTGTATGTATTTTAACTAAGTGAATTACATTATGCCAGTTATTTGACCAAAATTATTTTTCACCAGATGATCAACTTAAAATTACATGCAAAATTTAAAGCAGTTTCTTACTTTTGAGTTATGTTTTGCAGTGGCACACACCATTAGGGCCTGGCCTACACACTGAAGTGTCCCATGGCTGTCCCTCACTATGTGTTCTAAAACTGGACCTGATCTTCCCATATTCCTGTCCCATCTTCATGATCGGGTTTACCTCGTGTTATAATGCATTAAATTACGCTTTGTGGATAACTGTCAATATCCATTTAAGCTATCTAATTATATCCTTGTTATGCAGAGCTCGAACTGTAAAACCTGGCTGGTTATTGCTGTACACTATGGAACCTGAAATGCTGCGACCGCAAATTTGCACACTCATGGGGGCTGCCTCCAGGGTGACCTCAACAGACCCCCCTCCCCCGAATGTGTCTAGCATCATATTACTATATGATCAGTAGTGCATACAATGCTTGAGTGCGTAAGGATTGTATTTAGTGGGCATCTGGTATTCTGCACCAGGATAGTCAATGGCAGAATAATGCACAGTGACTTGCTTAGCTTTACTGCCATTCAAGATGGCTGACAGATCCCTAATTACTTAATCCCTGGTTTAACTTTCTGCTGGTTTCCCTTTTCAGGTCAAGAGAGGTTTAGTTCACTCACCAGAGTGTACTACAAAGATGCATCAGCGTGTGTTATCATGTTTGATGTCACACAAAATAAGACTTTTCAAAGTGTTATACGATGGAAGGATGATGTAGATTCAAAGGTTGCCTTACGAGATGGCACACCTATACCATGTCTTCtattagcaaataaggtaagggatgacttcaaaacaaaactgcTGGCAGGACTGATGGTTTAACCCAGGGCCATCAACCAGTCAGAACACTGGAACCAAACTTTGGTGATGTCAAAATATCttaccttttatttatttttagtacattttttaggtgtttttgtccaatttttcacacttttccaactttaaaaaaataatttgcagaCTTTTTCATGATTGTGTATTCTCATGCCTGTGATGTGTTGCTCCAGAGTCCAGGGTTGTAGGGGGCAGGGGCATGTGAAAAGGCaaagaaacattaaaaaaatgcattaaagaAATCAGCAAGGTAAAAGTAAAGGAGTCGATCCTCTATAAACAgtaatcggagtgcccatctctctttcattggcgattgggccagactcctacatgtaatgttcattcattcattcattcattcatatgaaTGTTGCAGTAATcactgcgcccaactgcgtgcacgccattcttTATCAATACAGGATGTTAAGCCTTATTTTTTTCTTATACATGTATTAGCCGAACAACTGTAGCAACAAAAAATTCCTGCATTTCACCTTTTGCTTTCATTAGGCCATGCACTATACAGGAAATAATTAACTTTTGCTTGCTTTgatcattttgttttgttattgaaTAATTCCAGTTgcaatgaccttaatctcccgcacagggggtgaagatttcaaatggactcacccattcagatagccctatttgaaattcacactcccggtgtgggagattaaggtcatgtgttccagaGGGGTtatatagattttaactggaataacttaTTTTGGAGCAggcgacactgaatgggtggccccatttgaaattcacactccctgtgagagggattaaggtcatgtcttccatagggggtgtattgatttcaactggattaacccattttggagcagaacgacactgaatgggtggccccatttgaaattcacactccctgtgtggaagattaaggtcatgtcttccatacagggtgtatggattttaacaggaataacccattttggagcagacgacactgaatgggtggccccatttgaaattcacactccctgtgtgagggattaaggtcatatcttccatacagggtgtatggattttaacaggaatagcccatttgaattCTTCTGTTGTCAATTTCAGGTTGATCTTCCAGAACATAGTGTAACAGAAGAAGAAATCAAGAAATTATCACAGGATCGGACCTTTGTTGGATGGAGTATGATTTCAGTCAAAGACAATGTCAATGTAGCAGACTCAATGAAGTAAGTAGGCATATTGGAGACTTACCCCCCAATGTGGGCAAAAAGAGGGAGAAAGCAATTATTGGCAGGGCAAAAAGGGAGGCAAGTAAATTGGGAAAGGTTGAAAGGGGAGAGCAAGACATTTCTTGCACACTCATGGGGTAccctttaaataaaatgctcaaggcttaggaaaacagaacAGAAAATTCTGCAAAATTTCTTGCTCACAATGCTCACATTACATATATCTAAACAATTTAAGGCTAGCAAATTGGGTCCCCAAAAATGTAACATTGGTAAGCAAACTGGAGGGGGGGGAGAGATTTTTTGACAGGCCAGGGGTTGG contains the following coding sequences:
- the LOC140171957 gene encoding ras-related protein Rab-7L1-like — protein: MAAGDSFKQEKLFKVLVVGDSLVGKTAFVRRYVQGRYEDNYKVTVGVDFALKKIQRSEDEVIRLQLWDIAGQERFSSLTRVYYKDASACVIMFDVTQNKTFQSVIRWKDDVDSKVALRDGTPIPCLLLANKVDLPEHSVTEEEIKKLSQDRTFVGWSMISVKDNVNVADSMKFLVEEILVRTRAQGTKAGELTDSDGRIKLPLEHNKEDKSCCF